The following nucleotide sequence is from Trifolium pratense cultivar HEN17-A07 linkage group LG2, ARS_RC_1.1, whole genome shotgun sequence.
TGTATTTTATGGACTGCAACATTTCTTTTcttagtttaatttttaattaaaggATGAAAAGGgtgaaaaaagaatataaatgaaTCCTAATAATGTTTTCTATTAGTCATATAATTTGTTGTTGTATCAATCAAGCATCCGATAATGTTTTCACATTATTCTCTTATGTTTTCTTTTACaaccaatttttctttttcgtcctacttttgtatttttttatttattttctttttatctctCTTGCTCAATAATATGAGTCCAATAGCTGTCAAACTATATAATATAAGCCATCGCAAATAAACCAAAATGGGTTCAAATTAAGGGGCTGCCCCTCACACAAAatgtttatatataatataatatatagtaaGGTATCAATTTTGACTAACAAGAGCCACCATTATTTCCacaaaaaatttatactttAATTTGGTCACTAAAATTCAAAGAAACTTGAGTAGTAGCTAAGATGAAGTTGGTGGTGGCAAACCAACAAGTCCTATAAATATCAATCAAAGTTATTGCTACTCATCACACACTCACTACTAgtttgataaaaagaaaaacacactcacacaaacacaaacacttagttaattttttactataattaacttttttacCAATGGCAACAGAAAACAAAATCTTGATCCTTGGACCAACAGGATCTATTGGAAGACACATAGTTTGGGCAAGTGTTAAAGCAGGAAATCCAACATATGCTTTGGTTAGGAACACACCTGGCAATGTTAACAAGCCAACGCTCGTTGAAGCTGCTAATCCTGAAACCAAGGAAGAGCTTATTGCTAATTACCAATCTTTAGGAGTTATTCTTCTTGAAGtaagttataatttttaatataaaaaacttaaaaatctaACTGTTACAAACGTGAAACttaaataatatatgaatgcggctttttttatatattctacTACTAATGAACTTGTTCTAATCTATATGTTTATGTGTTTGACTCTGCAGGGTGATATTAATGATCATGAAACTCTTGTTAAGGCAATTAAGCAAGTTGATACTGTGATTTGTGCCACTGGTAGATTACTAATTGAAGATCAAGTCAAGATCATTAAAGCAGTTAAAGAAGCTGGAAATGTTAAGGTGAGAAAATACGTCTCTATGTCAGTAAATAAGCTCAGATAAATAATTgcttaatattttgtttgataGTTCAAAGTTACTCTAAAATTGCTTGGAAATAAAAACAAGGGAGGTGAATTTGTTTAAGAACTCAAAAAAATAAGTTTGATTCAAGTTGCTTAGTGTGATCTGATCTCtactataattataatatttttaacattAATAATTTCTTTGATGGCTGGATTTTTGGGCTAGTTATATTAAATattggttttcaattttttgtgtcAACAGAGATTTTTCCCATCTGAATTCGGACTAGATGTAGACCGTCACGATGCAGTTGATCCAGTGAAACCAGTTTTCGATGAAAAAGCAAGTATCCGAAGAGTAATTGAAGCTGAAGGAGTTCCTTACACTTACCTTTGTTGCCATGCCTTTACCGGTTTCTTCCTACGTAACTTGGCTCAAGTCAACACCACGGATCCTCCTCGCGACAAAGCTGTCATTCTTGGAGATGGAAATGTGAAAGGTAACAACCTAGTCACAACAATTTTAGCACCTATGATACATTGACATGgacaaaaaatatgatattgacACTTCGGCACATGCAATCACCACATGTGTCAAACACAAAACACGTCTTCAATCTGAAATATCGGTTTTGACTTAGTATTGAACAAAACACATACAATTCGATCAGTTGTTTCAATATATTTGCCTTACTCATTTCAGGAGCATATGTGACTGAGTCTGATGTGGGAGTTTTTACAATTAGAGCAGCAAATGATCCCAATGCATTGAACAAAGCTGTCCATATAAGACTCCCTAAAAATTATTTGACCCAAAATGAGGTTATTTCTCTATGGGAGAAAAAGATTGGGAAGACTCTTGAGAAAACTTTTGTTACAGAGGAACAAGTTCTTAAGGATATTAAAGGTTAGTTAAATAAACACTTCACAGTAATTATTatgcactgacagtgtaaaaaaaattatacaccGCCAATGTGTTT
It contains:
- the LOC123910352 gene encoding isoflavone reductase, with the translated sequence MATENKILILGPTGSIGRHIVWASVKAGNPTYALVRNTPGNVNKPTLVEAANPETKEELIANYQSLGVILLEGDINDHETLVKAIKQVDTVICATGRLLIEDQVKIIKAVKEAGNVKRFFPSEFGLDVDRHDAVDPVKPVFDEKASIRRVIEAEGVPYTYLCCHAFTGFFLRNLAQVNTTDPPRDKAVILGDGNVKGAYVTESDVGVFTIRAANDPNALNKAVHIRLPKNYLTQNEVISLWEKKIGKTLEKTFVTEEQVLKDIKESSFPRNYLLALYHSQQIRGDAVYEIDPAKDIEASEAYPDVPYTTADEYLNQFV